From Nymphalis io chromosome 10, ilAglIoxx1.1, whole genome shotgun sequence, a single genomic window includes:
- the LOC126771027 gene encoding lysozyme-like: MKCLVLVFAVAIVVLQCEGKRFSRCELVQQLRDHGFPEAKLRDWVCLVENESSRTTNKIGKVNKNGSRDYGLFQINDKYWCSNTSSPGKDCNVTCSDLLVDDITKAATCAKKIFKRHGFNAWYGWKNHCQGSLPDISSC, from the exons ATGAAGTGCTTAGTACTCGTATTCGCTGTAGCGATAGTAGTTTTGCAATGCGAAGGCAAAAGATTTTCGAGATGTGAGCTGGTTCAACAATTAAGAGACCATGGGTTCCCTGAGGCCAAATTACGTGATT GGGTTTGCCTTGTAGAGAACGAGAGCTCTCGTACAACGAACAAGATTGGTAAAGTGAACAAGAATGGATCAAGGGACTATGGGCTATTCCAGATCAACGACAAATACTGGTGCAGCAACACCAGCAGCCCTGGGAAGGATTGTAACGTTACTTGCTCGG atcTTTTGGTAGACGACATAACGAAAGCCGCTACTTGTGCTAAGAAAATTTTCAAACGTCATGGTTTTAACGCTTGGTACGGCTGGAAGAACCACTGCCAAGGCAGTTTGCCTGACATTAGCTCCTGCtag